In Mycobacterium sp. SMC-8, a single window of DNA contains:
- a CDS encoding plasmid mobilization protein produces the protein MPSPGRPPLEAGQRRNAVVPVRFTEDERDIIEAAAEADGQAVSAWVRDRAVAAARRRSRGRPEAD, from the coding sequence ATGCCGTCTCCTGGAAGACCGCCTTTGGAGGCGGGGCAGCGCCGCAACGCCGTGGTGCCGGTGCGGTTCACCGAGGATGAGCGCGACATCATTGAGGCCGCTGCCGAGGCGGATGGACAGGCCGTGTCGGCGTGGGTTCGTGATCGCGCAGTTGCCGCGGCCCGCAGGCGGTCTCGGGGCCGACCAGAAGCCGATTAG